The genomic region CTCGAAGAGCATGGCTCGCTCGACTTGTCACATCTGCGCACCATGCCGCTGGAAGAGGCGCGCGCCTGGCTAGCACGTTTGCCCGGTGTGGGACCACTCACAGCATCGCTCGTGTTGTTGTTCGCTCTGCAACGCCCGGCGCTTCCTATCAACACCGCTATCCACCGCGTGGCGCAACGGGTGGGCATATTGCCGCCAGGTGTCAACGCCGCCCGTGCGCACGACATCCTGCAAGCCTTCATCCCTGCGGAGACTGACACCGTGCGCGCCTTTCACATCAACATGTTGCGGCTCGCCCGTGACTATTGCCGCGCCAGCCGTCCGCAATGCAGCGATTGCCCGGCGCGTATGCTGTGTGTGTATGCTCACGGTGGGGCGCCACAGCCCCTTTCCGAAAACAAGTCGTCCAAGTAGGAGGTTGTCGTATGGCACAGGTTCCCACACTTCCATTCCACCCCAGTGAGACCGTCCTCTTTCCGGGCATGGTTCACGTGACTGAAGTGCCGCCTTCGGCGCGCGCCATCGTGGAGCAATGCTACCGGGAAGAATCGCCGATGGCGGTTGTGTATGCCCGGCACGGGCGCATCCCCCAACGCTGGCCGCGGGTCGGCACAGCCGGCTATGTGACCCAGGTGGAAGAGGTTGACACCGACGTCCTCAAATGCGCCATCATTGGGGGAGAACGCATCTGGGTGGAAGGTGTGCGCGCCCACGGTGAGTACCCGCATGCCTACATCGCGCCATTCCCGCTTGAAGAAACCGAGCACGATATGCTGCACACCCTGACCGCTGACGTGCGTCGCCGCCTGCTCACCTATCTCGGCTTGCTCGAAGCCATCCAGGGCGAGCCGCTCACACGCCAAAACATTCCCGAAGCGCCGCTGGCTGTGGCGTTTTTCACGGCGATTGCCGTCCAACTTCCCGGCAACATCAAGGAATTTTTGCTCGCCATTCCCAGCCTGCGGCAACTTCTTCTCACCGAAATTGAAATGTTGCGGCATGAAATCGCCTTGCTGGAAGAAATGGCTGAACGCTATCGCAAAAACGCCATGCCTGAACTGATTGACACTCCCTTAGGCGCGGTTTCGTTGAATTGACCAGACCGCGCGCTCTTTGAGCAGGCGGGGAGCAATGGCGCTTCTCGCCTTTTTTTCATGCGTTTTTTCATTGCCGAAACCCGACTATCATACATGACGACGCTGTCAACCAACCCCAAAGGAGTTTCCCATGCAAAAAGCCATCCAAGACGCTTTGAACGAGCAAATCAACCGCGAGTTCTACGCCTCGTATCTCTACCTGGCAATGGCGGCGCATTTTGAAGCCCAGAGCCTTGACGGGTTCGCCGGCTGGATGTATGCGCAAAGCGAAGAAGAATACGGACACGCCATGCGCATCCTCAAATACATGCTGGAACGCGGCGCCCAAGTGGAATTGAAAGCCATCGCCGCACCGCCCGAAGAATTTGGCAGCCCGCTCGACATCTTCAAGCAAGCCCTGGCGCACGAACAGCACGTGACGCAAGCCATTCACGCGCTTTACAAACTCGCCGCCGAGCATGAAGACTACCCCACAATGAAACATCTCGACTGGTTTATTGAAGAACAAGTCGAAGAAGAAGACACCGTCGGGCGAATTGTGGACCGCTTGCAAATGGCGGGCGACGACCGCGCCGCCTTGCTCATGCTCGACAGTGAACTCGCCCAACGTTCGGGTGAAGAAGAAAGCGACGAAGCCTAAACCCCGCATTGCGGGTGCATCAAAAAAGCGGAGCCTTTGCGGCTCCGCTTTTTCGCTTTTCAGGTCTTTCAACGCGGCGCGTGCATCTCCACAGGCGGCATCGCCAAGGGCTCTGTCTGGTGCTGCACACGCAGCGCCGGCAACTCGCATTCTTGCGGGCACAAGATAGCACGTTCGCCTTCAAAACAAGTCAGCGTGTGTCCCGCATCCAGCAACACGTCCACGCGCGTCCCCACCGGCATATCCACCGTGTGGTCCTGCTCGCTATGCACGATACGCCCCGACGGAAGTTGCACCGCGTACACATAACAATCGCCATGGAATTGACGTCCCACAATCAAACCGCGCCCTTCGGGTGCAAAGCGCAAACGCACATCGTGCGGGCGAATCATCACTTCCAACGCACGCCCCAACTCGCCCGGCACAGGTTGGCGCACAAACCCAATCTCGGTTTCCAAGCCATCTTGGGTAGAGCGTGCCGGCAAAAAGTCCGCCAGCCCAAGGAAATCAGCCACAAAGCGCGTCGCCGGATGATGGAAGACGTACTCCGGCGTGCCCACTTGCTCCAGGCGTCCGGCGTTCAGCACCGCCACGCGGTCCCCAACAGAGAGCGCCTCTTCCTGGTCATGCGTGACGAAGATGGCGGTGCTTCCCCATTCGCGCAAAATGCGCTTGACCTCGTGGCGCATGTACTGGCGCAAATCGGCATCGAGATTGCTGAACGGTTCATCCAAAAGCACCACAACCGGCTGAGGCGCCAGGGCGCGCGCCAACGCTACACGTTGCTGCTGTCCACCGCTCAACTCGTGAGGATACCGCGAGGCATATTCGCCCAACCCCACCAAGTCCAGCACTTCGCGCACGCGCTGCTCACGTTCAGCACGGGGCAACCGATGCAACCCAAACGCCACGTTGTCCGCGACGCTCATGTGCGGGAAAAGCGCATATTCCTGAAACACAATCCCAATGCCGCGTTGTTCTGGCGGCACCCAACGCCCCGGCCCAGCCACAATACGGTCGCCCACACGGATGATACCAGTGTCCGGTTGCTCAAAGCCCGCAATCAGGCGCAGGGTGGTTGTTTTGCCACAGCCGCTCGGACCAAGCAACGCCAACACCTCACCTTCATAAACATTCAAGGTGAGATTGTTCACAGCGGCTGGTCCTTCTGTATCAAAAGATTTGGAGACCTCGACAAGTTCAACGATGTGATTTCTCATGGGCGCTTGCCTCTTGCTTCAGCTGACAGATTCTGTGAAAAAGCCCACAAAATGGTGTCAAAATCCTATCATAGTTGAGTAGTAATGTCAACAATTGGCGCATCTATTCCTCTCACGCCTTCACGCCGCTTGTGCCCTTCACCAAGCCCATTCCTGCCCAGCACGCCCCGCAAGAGAAGAACCATTTGGAGAAAGAAGCGCTTTTCACCACAATTCCCCCTGATGTGTGAACCAACAAACGAAAACAGAGGTTGACTCTATGCGCCATGTTTGGGCTTTGACGTTCCTTGTTGTTTTGGCATTGGGTACATTGGCATGCCAGGCAACCGCAACCCCAACAACCGAAACACCACTGGAATTGGCGGAAACCACGGGAGAAGCAACGTCAATTCCCCCTACGATTACCCCTGTCCCGACAATAACGCCATCA from Ardenticatena maritima harbors:
- a CDS encoding endonuclease III domain-containing protein, with translation MISAFDYAARTEALRRLLEEEYGIPAPSEPSDPLEHLIRVILAQHASSPQKEQAFAALRARFPDWAMLADAPETEIVGAIWHAGLAHQKARRLQRLIATLLEEHGSLDLSHLRTMPLEEARAWLARLPGVGPLTASLVLLFALQRPALPINTAIHRVAQRVGILPPGVNAARAHDILQAFIPAETDTVRAFHINMLRLARDYCRASRPQCSDCPARMLCVYAHGGAPQPLSENKSSK
- a CDS encoding LON peptidase substrate-binding domain-containing protein, which codes for MAQVPTLPFHPSETVLFPGMVHVTEVPPSARAIVEQCYREESPMAVVYARHGRIPQRWPRVGTAGYVTQVEEVDTDVLKCAIIGGERIWVEGVRAHGEYPHAYIAPFPLEETEHDMLHTLTADVRRRLLTYLGLLEAIQGEPLTRQNIPEAPLAVAFFTAIAVQLPGNIKEFLLAIPSLRQLLLTEIEMLRHEIALLEEMAERYRKNAMPELIDTPLGAVSLN
- a CDS encoding ferritin, which gives rise to MQKAIQDALNEQINREFYASYLYLAMAAHFEAQSLDGFAGWMYAQSEEEYGHAMRILKYMLERGAQVELKAIAAPPEEFGSPLDIFKQALAHEQHVTQAIHALYKLAAEHEDYPTMKHLDWFIEEQVEEEDTVGRIVDRLQMAGDDRAALLMLDSELAQRSGEEESDEA
- a CDS encoding ABC transporter ATP-binding protein; translation: MRNHIVELVEVSKSFDTEGPAAVNNLTLNVYEGEVLALLGPSGCGKTTTLRLIAGFEQPDTGIIRVGDRIVAGPGRWVPPEQRGIGIVFQEYALFPHMSVADNVAFGLHRLPRAEREQRVREVLDLVGLGEYASRYPHELSGGQQQRVALARALAPQPVVVLLDEPFSNLDADLRQYMRHEVKRILREWGSTAIFVTHDQEEALSVGDRVAVLNAGRLEQVGTPEYVFHHPATRFVADFLGLADFLPARSTQDGLETEIGFVRQPVPGELGRALEVMIRPHDVRLRFAPEGRGLIVGRQFHGDCYVYAVQLPSGRIVHSEQDHTVDMPVGTRVDVLLDAGHTLTCFEGERAILCPQECELPALRVQHQTEPLAMPPVEMHAPR